One stretch of Toxoplasma gondii ME49 chromosome XI, whole genome shotgun sequence DNA includes these proteins:
- a CDS encoding hypothetical protein (encoded by transcript TGME49_316890~Signal peptide predicted by SignalP 2.0 HMM (probability 1.000) with cleavage site probability 0.895 at residue 23), producing MMSRLHQLLTAALLLLAAHPGCGAPTSGSAQKPSSAEKPANDVSVDLTEEASATIVVNDSLLPYPSEKMNGPSLDECDADHVGTGFVAVSFNGNMVWREQNFPESLPKSTSLTIEVQDATTDEMEDRPILFVYHTNTTSAYVRGQPLPYAFCAKIPDNRNVTQYGLHAHLNLGRMHVEGGTSRLESYVGLTEVESGIDEYSNVRVRMFPVVTMEQTVEDGSSEGASGAGHRKPAKSKYDASCNFSSVKDEGLVGVATEVSVTFPSELDPANLPKPTYLTVRMDDISTDEDEPQAVAVFTSDLTKWYKEEVPLTALLCAKLPDHGESIMYRVIALLNVGWDGYTTDEERDAARRQEKASEETKENAADDEVVQTLRNGDFVGTTMVVVLPDKVDYTASAKLEPYKSTE from the coding sequence ATGATGAGTCGACTTCATCAGCTGCTTACAGCGGCCCTGTTGTTGCTGGCTGCGCACCCCGGTTGCGGCGCCCCGACATCCGGGTCAGCGCAGAAGCCCTCCAGTGCGGAAAAACCAGCCAACGATGTCTCCGTGGACCTAACGGAGGAAGCGTCAGCGACAATTGTTGTGAATGACAGTCTGCTGCCATACCCCTCAGAGAAGATGAACGGACCATCTTTGGACGAGTGCGACGCTGATCACGTTGGTACTGGCTTCGTGGCCGTGTCATTCAATGGAAACATGGtgtggagagaacagaaTTTTCCTGAATCTCTTCCGAAATCGACTTCGCTTACGATTGAGGTGCAGGACGCTACCACAGACGAGATGGAAGATCGGCCAATCCTTTTCGTCTACCACACGAATACCACGAGTGCGTACGTGCGAGGACAGCCTCTCCCGTATGCGTTCTGTGCAAAGATACCCGACAACAGGAACGTCACTCAGTACGGGCTACACGCACACTTAAACCTGGGCCGCATGCACGTAGAGGGCGGGACCTCGCGGCTGGAAAGTTACGTTGGCTTGACAGAGGTCGAATCTGGAATTGACGAGTATAGCAATGTGCGTGTTCGCATGTTTCCTGTTGTGACTATGGAGCAAACAGTTGAGGACGGAAGCTCTGAAGGTGCGTCAGGTGCTGGCCACAGAAAACCAGCAAAGTCCAAGTACGACGCTTCGTGCAACTTTTCTAGCGTTAAAGATGAAGGACTCGTGGGTGTTGCTACGGAGGTATCGGTTACTTTTCCGTCAGAGCTTGACCCAGCAAACCTGCCGAAACCGACATATTTGACGGTACGCATGGATGACATCAGCACTGATGAGGACGAGCCGCAAGCTGTCGCAGTTTTTACCTCGGACCTCACGAAGTGGTACAAGGAAGAAGTCCCTTTGACTGCACTTCTTTGTGCGAAACTGCCAGACCACGGGGAAAGCATCATGTATCGAGTCATTGCTCTTCTCAACGTTGGATGGGATGGGTACAccacagacgaagaacgcgaTGCAGCAAGGCGGCAGGAAAAGGCCtcggaggaaacgaaggaaaacgcagcaGACGACGAGGTCGTCCAGACTCTTCGAAACGGTGACTTTGTAGGAACCACGATGGTTGTCGTGCTTCCTGACAAAGTTGACTACACAGCATCCGCAAAGTTGGAGCCTTACAAATCAACCGAGTAA
- a CDS encoding Sas10 C-terminal domain-containing protein (encoded by transcript TGME49_316900), which yields MARLGAARRPGPAGKNDKRGNRSRGSTALHLPAKFSKNVKKGTLFETEADQFGLDEVEESYRCRERRKLGGSGSAAEEFIRLGDKGDDESDEEHERRLMGLEGAEDALDDDDQELEEEEEDAEEDEEEAEDEVGARTAWGRSAKAFYADEDEEEEAESAEEEENMRMREEEARQIEEEEEVEGLDEDDFGLSSLAEAARGQRKAGASTRTPDEDTSEDDESEGSDQELHSILSGFEAASSRAKETAHVHLLLSSSEFQALSEQERQKILTEEHPELQSLLDQLKTSLQDVRGTVRPLLRKAKCRQLITKEGLSFLDTKNQLLVAYLTYLSYYVLLKTHGIPVTDHPVIERLVEVRLLLEKLKPIDDRLRLQINRLLQLAKEKNVTDVEGDEDVAAARPRPDLLLGVGEERHDGEASTEEEEDSEKPKGKKANKADDDEGTQLYKPPKILAMEYHAEDQVNKVKAKAERELRRAAERLKRSELVRAVREEVGDAPEEVGLEQWIQVQQSRLGSAASIAKQRAREAFEEENMVRLSMSKKDRKERQMSKKLEEHQRRMTVGTTLGELTAFSESTLDALGDDEEDPTLGRANKSKKKQKNALNAYLNAAKQASETARRAEAALQADRAILSRQENQKTLSFNLMLNKQKKDQGRQVEDDGEFEDVLSGKARKGKRMEESEARAEAPYREEDLDAFDELLETQKIRKTAKKKQMVERAKAFIPSVPEAVDGQRATTRQILKNKGLTRKRKKFEGNARVHNRMKFESKMKKLKTIRPPGREVEGDSYMGEESGIRTNLKKSRTLS from the exons ATGGCACGCCTGGGTGCCGCGCGCCGCCCAGGCCCTGCTGGGAAAAACGACAAGCGGGGGAACCGTTCGCGCGGTTCTACGGCTCTTCACCTACCAGCCAAATTTTCAAAAAATGTAAAGAAAGGCACACTGTTTGAGACGGAGGCGGACCAGTTTGGTCTCGATGAAGTGGAAGAGTCTTACCGCTGTAGGGAACGCCGCAAGCTCGGCGGGAGCGGCTCCGCCGCAGAAGAGTTCATTCGTCTTGGCGACAAAGGTGACGATG AGAGCGATGAAGAGCACGAACGCCGACTCATGGGACTCGAGGGTGCAGAGGATGCACTAGATGACGACGATCAAGAactggaagaggaagaagaggacgcggaggaagatgaggaagaagcag AAGATGAAGTGGGCGCGCGAACAGCTTGGGGACGGTCGGCGAAGGCCTTCTACgccgacgaggacgaagaggaggaagcggagtcggcagaagaggaagaaaataTGCGCAtgcgggaagaagaagcgcgccagattgaagaggaagaagaagtggagggaTTGGACGAAGATGACTTCGGATTGTCGAGCCTAGCGGAAGCCGCGCGGGGTCAGCGGAAGGCAGGTGCGTCGACGAGAACGCCTGACGAAGACACATCCGAAGATGATGAATCTGAGGGAAGTGATCAG GAGTTGCATTCAATACTGAGTGGATTCGAGGCGGCCTCCTCTCGGGCCAAAGAGACAGCGCATGTTCATCTCCTACTGTCCTCCTCGGAGTTCCAAGCTCTGTCGGAGCAGGAACGCCAGAAGATTCTGACGGAGGAACACCCGGAATTGCAGAGCCTGTTGGACCAGCTGAAGACGTCCCTGCAGGACGTACGAGGCACGGTGCGGCCGCTGCTTCGAAAAGCCAAGTGCCGACAACTCATCACGAAGGAG GGGCTGTCGTTTTTGGACACGAAAAACCAACTGCTGGTGGCGTATTTGACTTACCTGAGCTACTACGTTCTTCTGAAGACCCACGGCATCCCCGTCACGGACCATCCTGTGATCGAGAGACTCGTGGAGGTGCGCCTGTTGCTGGAGAAACTGAAACCAATCGACGACAGGCTTCGGCTGCAGATCAACCGCCTACTGCAGCtagcgaaggaaaagaacgTCACAGATGTGGAAG GTGACGAAGACGTGGCTGCTGCCCGACCTCGTCCCGACCTTCTCTTGGGTgtcggcgaggagagacatgATGGAGAAGCTTccacagaagaggaagaagacagcgagaaacccaaaggaaagaaggcgaacaagGCAGACGACGATGAGGGCACTCAGTTGTACAAGCCCCCGAAAATCCTAGCTATGGAGTACCACGCTGAAGATCAG GTCAACAAAGTGAAGGCCAAGGCAGAGCGAGAATTGCGCCGAGCCGCGGAGCGCCTGAAGCGAAGCGAGTTGGTGCGTGCAGTTCGCGAAGAAGTTGGCGATGCTCCAGAGGAAGTCGGCCTCGAACAATGGATCCAAGTCCAGCAAAGTCGTCTAGGTTCGGCAGCCTCAATTGCCAAGCAGCGCGCTCGAGAAGCctttgaagaagaaaacatggTCCGCCTGTCCATgtcgaagaaagacaggaaag AGCGGCAAATGTCCAAGAAGCTGGAGGAACACCAGAGACGGATGACGGTGGGAACGACATTGGGTGAATTGACCGCATTTTCAGAGTCGACACTGGATGCGTtgggagacgacgaggaggacCCAACTCTCGGCCGCGCTAAcaaaagcaagaagaagcagaaaaatgCTCTGAACGCTTATCTGAATGCCGCCAAGCAGGCCTCTGAGACAGCACGGAGGGCGGAGGCGGCTCTCCAGGCCGACCGCGCAATTCTGTCGAGACAGGAAAACCAAAAAACGTTGTCTTTCAATCTGATGCTCaacaagcagaagaaagaccaGGG cAGGCAAGTggaagacgacggcgagTTTGAGGATGTGCTTTCCGGGAAAgcaaggaaaggaaagagaatggaagagagcgaagcccGGGCCGAGGCGCCGTATCGTGAAGAAGATCTTGACGCTTTTGATGAGCTGCTTGAAACTCAGAAGATCCGCAagactgcgaagaagaagcagatggTAGAGCGGGCCAAGGCATTCATCCCGAGTGTTCCCGAAGCGGTCGACGGCCAGAGAG CAACGACGCGCCAAATCTTGAAGAACAAGGGTTTGActcggaagaggaagaagttcGAAGGAAACGCCCGAGTCCACAACAGAATGAAGTTCGAAAGCAAGATGAAGAAACTGAAG ACGATTCGACCACCAGGGCGCGAAGTGGAGGGCGATTCGTACATGGGAGAGGAATCTGGAATTCGGACAAATCTCAAAAAGTCACGGACCTTGTCGTAA